The Streptomyces sp. WZ-12 genome segment CACGCCCAGCAGGTGGTCGAGCCCCATCCCGCCGAAGTCGCCCTTGGGCAGCGTGGTGTTGGGGTCGATCAGGTCCTGGTGGGGCTGGTTGGGGTCCAGCCCGAACAGGTGCTGGAGCGGGCGGGAGAGGGTGGCGACCAGGATGAGCAGGACGACGACGATGCCGCCGGCCATGGCGACCTTGTCGCGGCGGAAGCGCAGCCAGGCGATCTGACCGAGCGAGCGCCCCTCGATGCGCTTGCTCTCGACGCCTTCCAGCACCGCCTCCGGCTGCGCCTGCGCAGCCGCGCCGGTGGTCTCGATCGGTGCGGTCACGGTGCTCTGAACCCCCCTCGGCCGACGGTGGCCGGCCTGTGCCCGCCGCGGTAGCGGCCTGGTGGTGACCCCTCTGGTGCTCACCTGCCGCCATCTCACCCCGTACGCAGGTGAGTTGACATCGCGGACGGGTCGTCGACTGGCGCAGGGACGCCGGTGGGGATGGCGCTCGTACACAGGACCGAAGTCCTTGGAGCGGGAGTCTTCATCCGAGTTGCGATCACTCACCAGCCCTGGCCAGGAAAGGATGCGCAACTGTGATGTGACCCACGGCCTTCCGTTATGCGAACAACGGAGCGGTTTGAGCGGTGCACCGGATGGCCGAAAAAAGCGTCAACTGCCGGTGGAATAAGGCCAATTCACTCGGGGAGGCGGGCAGGCGCCGGCAGGACTGTGGGCGCCGGTCGGGCTCAGTAGGCGCGGGGGTAGCCGTAGCCGTAGGTGGGTCCGGGAGCCGGCTGGGCGTAGCCGTCGCGGTCGAAGAACGGGCGGGCGCAGGCCCGCATCCACATGCCGACCGGGTCGTACTCGTCGTTCATGGCGACGGTGGACACCGGCAGGCCGTCCGGCACCGCACCCATCGACTGCTGGATCAGCATCCGGGCGGCGTCCACCGACGGCTGCCCGGTGTCGTAGAGGTCCAGGCCGATCGCCAAATACGGGGCGCCGAGGGCGGGTTGCACCCAGGCCCGGCGCAACGACCGTACCGGGGGCGTGCGGTGGGCGTGCTGCGCGAGCAGGGCGTAGAACTGCGGGATGTCGATGACCGGTTCGCTGATCCGCAGCGGACCGGCGGGCAGCCGGTCCAGGCCGCCGGCGATCCGGCGCAGGTCGAGCCAGGGGACGCCGACGCCGCCGCCGGGGGCGTGCGGGTTGAGCCACAGGCCCCAGCGGTCGGGGAAGAGGGAGGCGGCGATCTCGGGTCCGGTGACGACCTCGTGGTCGCGGGTCCAGCCGGAGGCGGCGAGCTCGGCGGCGGAGGTGACGCAGGGGGCGTAGCCCAGCCCGTCGACCTCCATGTTCCCGTACTGGGCGTCGGGTTGGCCGGTCCGGCCGTGCCACAGGAGCATCCAGACCTGCCCGTGCGCGAGGGCGCCCAGCATCGCCTCGTAGGCGTCGTAACGCCCGGGCGAGACCTGTCGCAGCATCTGCTCGACCTGGTCGGCCGCCGCCGCTCCCTGTTGCGCACCCGCGCTCACGTGGTCCGTCCCTCCTCCCGGCCGGGCGCCCGCCCGCCCGTCGTCCCACCAGCTTACGAGTGGTCCCGTGTGTAGAAGGGCCGCACGCGCTCCAGCATCCAGTCGGCGACCGGGTCGCCCTGGGCGACGTCGAGCAGGACGAGTTGGACCGGCCAGGGCACCGGCACCTGGCCCAGGGCCCGCCCGAGGGCGGTCAACGCCTCGTCGCGGGCGGTGCCGTCGTGCAGCCGCTCGGGGGCGACGTCGAGTTGCACGCCGACGAAGAGCGCCGGCGTGTCGCCCTCGACGCCGGCCAGCGCGCGGCGGGCGGCCAGCACGATGCCGGCGGCGGAGAACGCGAGGCCGGCGGCGGCCAGGAAGTCCACCGGCTCGTCCTGCCAGTCCGGTTCGAAGAGCCGCACCCGGGCGCCCGCGGTCTGCGGGCCGTCCAGGTCGGTCCGTCCGGTACGGCACAGTTCGGCGACCGCGGGCGGCGGCAGCGGGACGCCGACGGTGCCGTCCGGGTTGACCGCGAGGCCCACCAGCGGCGGCAGGCCGCGGGCGAACTCCCGGGCGGGCGCGACGGTGTAGGACAGGTGCGTGCCGACGACCCGCCGGAACTCCTGCTCGGAGCTGAAGACCGGGACGTAGGCGGCGCCGCCGATCTCGACGGTCGGCACGTCGAGGCCGGGCGCTCCCAGGCCCGCGCCGTCCGGGCCGCCGCCCTCGGGCAGCGGCACCCATACCCGGCTGCGGCCCAGCACCTCCACGATCCGGCCGCCGGCCTCGGGGTGCCCGACCGAGGCGGTCAGCACCTCCTCCAACTCGTTGGCCGGCCAGGCCGCGTGCGGTATCCCCTCGTCCGGGACGTTCCCCGGCACCGGACCGCCGTGCTGCGGTGCATTGTCCGGATAGTTCATCTCACCCACCCATTACTGGCCGCGCTGCCCGGCCGACTTCGCTGGGGCGGTCCGCGGGCCCGCCCGGTGGATTAAGACCCTAACGGGCGACCGGCCGGTCATCGAAGCCGGTGGCGGGGGTGCGGCCGGTCAACCGAAGGTGACGCGCGCCAACTCCCGCGCGCAGCGCCGGTCCAGCAGCACCACGGAGCGCACGCCCTTCGGGAGCCGGGCCGCCCCGGCCCGGGCCACCAGGCGGCGCACCGCCCGGCGGTGGCGGGCGAAGGCGTACCGCGACACCCCGCGGCCGCGGGCCCGTTGGCCGCCGCGGGCCACCGCGGGCGGCACGTCGAGGAGGACCAGGTGCAGCCCCCGGCCGCCGCGCCGGGCCGCGCGGGCCAGCCAGCGGCGCACCCACGCCCACGTCCCGCAGTCGTGCACCACCACGCTGCCGCCGGAGCGCAGCGCCCGGTGCAGCGCGCGGTAGTGCGCGACCCGGACCAGCGGTCGGTAGAGGGCGTAGGGGAGGCGGTGCAGCCGGCCGTGCTCCCAGCGGTCGCGGGCGTCCTGGGAGTCGACGCGGTGCACCGGGGTGCCCCGCTCGTCGCGCGCGGGCACCACCCGTCGCATCAGGGTGCTCTTGCCGCTGCCGGGCAGGCCGGAGACCACGACGAGATCGCCGGGCGGGAAGCGGAGCACGGGGTGCGGGGGGCGGCCCGGGCCCCGCAGGTCGGTGCAGGGCGGCCGGTCGGCCCGGTGGCGGGGGCGCGGCTCCCGGGGGCCGCCCAAGGCCGGCTCCGGAACCGGGGTTTCCGGGGGCGCGGCACGCGCCGTCCCCGCGTCCGTCGCCTCGCCGTGCACCGTGCGCGCCCCTCCCCGATGGCCCCGAACCGGGTTCCGACCCGGCCCTCCCGCAGCCCGTGCAGAGTGTCAAGAAAGGGTAATGCGTAGCGAGAGAGGTGCAAGGGAGAGGCAGGGGATACGACCGGGGCGGGGGCGGCCGGCGGGACCTCGCGACCGGGATAACCGGGAACGGAGCACCGGCCGGGGCTCCTGTAACGGGCGATCCCGTGTAATGATGTGGCCGCCACGGGCGGGCTCGAACGTCAACTCGTGGGCAGTCAGCCAATTCCATACCGGCCGCTTGAATCCGCGCGGGAGAGTCCCCGGCCGCCACGGCGGGGCGCCGAAGGAGCAAGTCCTCCCTTGAATCTCTCAGGCCCCTATACCGCGCGGGCGAGGCAGATCTGAAAAGCGAGTCGCGGCCCGGCCGACGGGACGGCTCCACCCAAGGTGCAAACCGGGCC includes the following:
- a CDS encoding enhanced serine sensitivity protein SseB C-terminal domain-containing protein, with the translated sequence MSAGAQQGAAAADQVEQMLRQVSPGRYDAYEAMLGALAHGQVWMLLWHGRTGQPDAQYGNMEVDGLGYAPCVTSAAELAASGWTRDHEVVTGPEIAASLFPDRWGLWLNPHAPGGGVGVPWLDLRRIAGGLDRLPAGPLRISEPVIDIPQFYALLAQHAHRTPPVRSLRRAWVQPALGAPYLAIGLDLYDTGQPSVDAARMLIQQSMGAVPDGLPVSTVAMNDEYDPVGMWMRACARPFFDRDGYAQPAPGPTYGYGYPRAY
- a CDS encoding enhanced serine sensitivity protein SseB C-terminal domain-containing protein, which gives rise to MNYPDNAPQHGGPVPGNVPDEGIPHAAWPANELEEVLTASVGHPEAGGRIVEVLGRSRVWVPLPEGGGPDGAGLGAPGLDVPTVEIGGAAYVPVFSSEQEFRRVVGTHLSYTVAPAREFARGLPPLVGLAVNPDGTVGVPLPPPAVAELCRTGRTDLDGPQTAGARVRLFEPDWQDEPVDFLAAAGLAFSAAGIVLAARRALAGVEGDTPALFVGVQLDVAPERLHDGTARDEALTALGRALGQVPVPWPVQLVLLDVAQGDPVADWMLERVRPFYTRDHS
- a CDS encoding AAA family ATPase; protein product: MHGEATDAGTARAAPPETPVPEPALGGPREPRPRHRADRPPCTDLRGPGRPPHPVLRFPPGDLVVVSGLPGSGKSTLMRRVVPARDERGTPVHRVDSQDARDRWEHGRLHRLPYALYRPLVRVAHYRALHRALRSGGSVVVHDCGTWAWVRRWLARAARRGGRGLHLVLLDVPPAVARGGQRARGRGVSRYAFARHRRAVRRLVARAGAARLPKGVRSVVLLDRRCARELARVTFG